A region from the Drosophila takahashii strain IR98-3 E-12201 chromosome 2L, DtakHiC1v2, whole genome shotgun sequence genome encodes:
- the GABA-B-R3 gene encoding gamma-aminobutyric acid type B receptor subunit 1 isoform X2 translates to MRITQLGQRTSARYGQWPMAVGLRLLLALAWTTAAAAAMESSAELQALGYEAIRPGGATAASISTFASTFTSSLPEPGESTSSGGLSIPPRSDWKYKRTKVKRRQQRLNSYSNLPGSTNASSHSHHILNLPPRQRYLKVNQVFEDERRMSPAEMQRNHGKIVLLGLFELSTSRGPRPDGLSELGAATMAVEHINRKRLLSGYTLELVTNDTQCDPGVGVDRFFHAIYTQPSTRMVMLLGSACSEVTESLAKVVPYWNIVQVSFGSTSPALSDRREFPYFYRTVAPDSSHNPARIAFIRKFGWGTVTTFSQNEEVHSLAVNNLVTELEAANISCAATITFAATDFKEQLLLLRFQVLV, encoded by the exons ATGCGCATAACTCAACTCGGCCAGAGGACCTCGGCCAGATACGGCCAATGGCCCATGGCCGTGGGACTGAGGTTACTACTGGCCCTCGCCTGGACAACGGCGGCTGCGGCGGCCATGGAGTCCTCGGCCGAACTCCAGGCCCTGGGCTACGAGGCAATTAGGCCAGGTGGCGCCACTGCTGCCTCAATTAGCACCTTCGCATCCACATTCACATCCAGTTTGCCAGAACCCGGAGAATCGACATCGAGTGGGGGTCTTTCGATTCCCCCGCGCTCCGACTGGAAGTACAAACGGACGAAAGTCAAGCGCCGGCAGCAGCGCCTCAATTCGTACAGCAATCTGCCCGGGAGCACCAATGCCTCCTCGCACTCGCACCACATCCTCAACCTGCCGCCCAGGCAGCGCTACCTGAAGGTCAACCAGGTGTTCGAGGACGAGCGCCGCATGTCGCCGGCCGAAATGCAGCGCAATCATGGAAAAATCGTGCTGCTCGGACTCTTTGAGCTCTCCACGTCGCGGGGACCACGTCCGGATGGCCTGAGTGAACTGGGAGCAGCCACCATGGCCGTGGAGCACATCAACCGCAAGCGCCTGCTGTCGGGCTACACCCTGGAACTGGTGACCAACGATACTCAG TGTGATCCTGGAGTGGGAGTGGATCGCTTCTTCCACGCCATCTACACACAGCCATCGACGAGGATGGTGATGCTGCTGGGATCGGCCTGCTCGGAGGTCACCGAGAGTCTGGCGAAGGTGGTTCCCTACTGGAACATCGTGCAG GTCTCCTTCGGTTCCACATCGCCGGCGTTGAGCGACAGAAGGGAGTTCCCCTACTTCTACAGAACGGTGGCCCCGGATTCCTCGCACAATCCGGCGCGCATCGCTTTCATCCGGAAGTTTGGCTGGGGCACGGTGACCACTTTCTCGCAGAACGAGGAGGTCCACTCGCTGGCGGTGAACAACCTGGTCACCGAACTGGAGGCAGCCAACATATCCTGTGCCGCTACCATCACCTTCGCGGCCACCGACTTCaaggagcagctgctgctaCTCAGG TTTCAAGTTTTGGTTTAA